One Cellulomonas sp. NS3 genomic region harbors:
- a CDS encoding methyl-accepting chemotaxis protein — protein sequence MTTTGPSAPTGDTGTAATRRGLTSSIRGKLLGVIGVLSVVAIAIGGLGIYQAESLAAKTAALAEVQKSVGDPLATVHEDQLKARMIVAQLGALTSDAAEEFWLVEQEENDAELQEALDAVTLVIGDLEPRIHEFTANWEAWKDARDTQLVPAALDDDAAEYERVLTDVTEPIKSEFVDQLDAIEAGMTEYIDGIAAEAQRAADTARAILLVALVVGIAVVVALGLLLARSMRGSVLEVQRAIEAMEQGDLTVRADVTTHDELGAMARSLGKAQDAMRATLGRVAETSRELASSAELMSASTHELASGSEETSAQAGVVAAAAEQVSRNVQTVAAGAEQMGASIREIAQNANEAAKVASQAVGHAQEAATTVGALGESSQEIGNVVKVITSIAEQTNLLALNATIEAARAGEAGKGFAVVAGEVKDLAQESARAAEDIASRIAANQSQTTSAVAVISQIGRIIESINDYQMTIASAVEEQTATTTEMSRSVGEAATGSGDIAANITGVASSAASASAVVSRTNDQVVDLARMSAELREQVGAFRY from the coding sequence TCGCGATCGCCATCGGCGGGCTCGGCATCTACCAGGCCGAGAGCCTCGCGGCCAAGACGGCGGCGCTCGCCGAGGTGCAGAAGTCGGTGGGCGACCCGCTCGCGACGGTCCACGAGGACCAGCTCAAGGCGCGCATGATCGTCGCCCAGCTCGGCGCCCTCACGTCCGACGCGGCCGAGGAGTTCTGGCTCGTCGAGCAGGAGGAGAACGACGCGGAGCTCCAGGAGGCGCTCGACGCCGTGACCCTGGTGATCGGCGACCTCGAGCCGCGGATCCACGAGTTCACGGCGAACTGGGAGGCGTGGAAGGACGCGCGCGACACCCAGCTCGTCCCCGCGGCGCTCGACGACGACGCGGCCGAGTACGAGCGCGTGCTGACCGACGTGACCGAGCCGATCAAGAGCGAGTTCGTCGACCAGCTCGACGCGATCGAGGCCGGCATGACGGAGTACATCGACGGCATCGCCGCCGAGGCGCAGCGCGCCGCCGACACGGCCCGCGCGATCCTCCTCGTCGCGCTCGTCGTCGGCATCGCCGTGGTCGTCGCGCTCGGTCTCCTGCTCGCCCGCTCGATGCGCGGCTCGGTGCTCGAGGTCCAGCGCGCGATCGAGGCCATGGAGCAGGGCGACCTCACGGTCCGCGCCGACGTCACGACGCACGACGAGCTCGGTGCGATGGCCCGCTCGCTCGGCAAGGCGCAGGACGCGATGCGGGCCACGCTCGGCCGCGTCGCGGAGACCTCGCGCGAGCTCGCGTCGTCCGCCGAGCTCATGTCCGCCTCGACGCACGAGCTCGCGTCCGGGTCGGAGGAGACCTCCGCGCAGGCCGGGGTCGTCGCGGCGGCGGCCGAGCAGGTCAGCCGCAACGTGCAGACGGTCGCGGCGGGCGCCGAGCAGATGGGCGCCTCGATCCGCGAGATCGCGCAGAACGCCAACGAGGCCGCGAAGGTCGCCTCGCAGGCCGTCGGGCACGCGCAGGAGGCGGCCACCACGGTCGGGGCCCTGGGCGAGAGCTCGCAGGAGATCGGCAACGTCGTCAAGGTCATCACGAGCATCGCGGAGCAGACGAACCTGCTCGCGCTCAACGCCACGATCGAGGCCGCACGCGCCGGCGAGGCCGGCAAGGGCTTCGCGGTCGTCGCCGGCGAGGTCAAGGACCTCGCGCAGGAGTCCGCGCGCGCCGCCGAGGACATCGCCTCGCGGATCGCCGCGAACCAGAGCCAGACGACGTCCGCCGTCGCGGTGATCAGCCAGATCGGCCGGATCATCGAGAGCATCAACGACTACCAGATGACCATCGCGTCGGCCGTCGAGGAGCAGACCGCGACGACCACCGAGATGTCGCGCAGCGTCGGCGAGGCCGCGACCGGCTCGGGCGACATCGCCGCGAACATCACGGGCGTCGCGTCGTCCGCGGCGTCGGCGAGCGCCGTCGTCAGCCGCACCAACGACCAGGTCGTGGACCTCGCGCGGATGTCCGCCGAGCTGCGCGAGCAGGTCGGGGCCTTCCGCTACTGA
- a CDS encoding protein-glutamate methylesterase/protein-glutamine glutaminase: MSRIRVLVVDDSVVVRRLVTDTLAGDPAIDVVGTAANGQIALTKVEQLAPDLVTMDIEMPVMDGIGAVRALRASGSRVPIIMFSTLTERGASATLDALAAGATDYVTKPANVGSVSESLATVARELIPRIKALVPGRGHVGALATPATGPGSTAPALRPLGGARTVTLRPAPRPRAIRAVVVGSSTGGPEALSRVFSAMSSPLPVPVLVVQHMPPVFTRQLAARLDRATGGTVVEAAGGEELRPGHVYIAPGDHHLELQRSASGARAVLTQGPPVNFCRPAVDVLFRSAVGVYGGDLLAVVLTGMGSDGRAGCEDVVAAGGTVYAQDERSSVVWGMPGAVATAGLAHRVLPLDQVAHTLVGALQNATGATAARAAGGAA, translated from the coding sequence GTGTCACGCATCCGGGTGCTGGTGGTCGACGACTCCGTCGTCGTCCGCCGGCTCGTCACCGACACGCTCGCCGGGGATCCGGCGATCGACGTGGTCGGCACCGCGGCGAACGGTCAGATCGCGCTCACGAAGGTCGAGCAGCTCGCTCCCGACCTCGTCACGATGGACATCGAGATGCCCGTCATGGACGGCATCGGCGCGGTGCGGGCGCTGCGGGCCTCGGGCTCGCGGGTCCCGATCATCATGTTCTCGACGCTCACGGAGCGGGGTGCGTCGGCGACGCTCGACGCGCTCGCCGCGGGAGCCACCGACTACGTGACCAAGCCCGCGAACGTCGGGAGCGTGAGCGAGTCGCTCGCGACCGTGGCGCGCGAGCTCATCCCGCGCATCAAGGCGCTCGTCCCCGGCCGCGGCCACGTCGGCGCGCTCGCGACGCCGGCGACGGGCCCCGGCTCGACGGCCCCGGCCCTGCGCCCGCTCGGCGGCGCGCGGACCGTCACCCTGCGGCCCGCACCGCGCCCCCGCGCGATCCGGGCGGTCGTCGTCGGCTCCTCGACGGGCGGGCCCGAGGCCCTCTCGCGGGTGTTCTCGGCCATGTCCAGCCCGCTGCCCGTCCCGGTGCTCGTCGTGCAGCACATGCCGCCCGTCTTCACGCGGCAGCTCGCCGCGCGGCTCGACCGCGCGACGGGAGGCACGGTCGTCGAGGCGGCCGGCGGCGAGGAGCTGCGGCCCGGTCACGTGTACATCGCGCCCGGCGACCACCACCTCGAGCTCCAGCGCTCCGCGAGCGGGGCGCGCGCCGTGCTCACGCAGGGACCCCCGGTGAACTTCTGCCGGCCCGCGGTCGACGTGCTGTTCCGCTCGGCGGTCGGCGTCTACGGCGGCGACCTGCTCGCGGTCGTCCTCACCGGGATGGGCTCCGACGGGCGCGCGGGCTGCGAGGACGTCGTCGCCGCGGGCGGCACCGTCTACGCGCAGGACGAGCGCTCGAGCGTCGTGTGGGGCATGCCCGGCGCCGTCGCGACCGCGGGCCTCGCGCACCGCGTCCTCCCGCTCGACCAGGTCGCGCACACCCTCGTGGGCGCCCTGCAGAACGCCACCGGCGCCACCGCCGCCCGAGCAGCAGGAGGTGCCGCATGA